A genome region from Bufo gargarizans isolate SCDJY-AF-19 chromosome 2, ASM1485885v1, whole genome shotgun sequence includes the following:
- the ARL1 gene encoding ADP-ribosylation factor-like protein 1, which yields MGGFFSSIFSSLFGTREMRILILGLDGAGKTTILYRLQVGEVVTTIPTIGFNVETVTYKNLKFQVWDLGGQTSIRPYWRCYYSNTDAVIYVVDSCDRDRIGISKSELVAMLEEEELKKAILVVFANKQDMEQAMTPTEVANSLGLPALKDRKWQIFKTSATKGTGLDEAMEWLVESLKSRQ from the exons ATGG GGGGTTTCTTTTCCAGCATCTTCTCCAGCTTGTTTGGAACCCGGGAGATGAGGATTTTGATTCTGGGTCTCGATGGAGCTGGGAAAACCACAATACTTTACCGACTACAAGTGGGAGAGGTTGTTACCACCATTCCAA ccattGGTTTCAATGTTGAGACGGTAACCTACAAGAATCTGAAATTCCAAGTATGGGACCTTGGAGGACAGACCAGTATCAG ACCATACTGGCGCTGCTACTATTCCAACACAGATGCTGTAATATATGTGGTAGACAGCTGTGACCGAGACAGGATTGGGATTTCTAAATCTGAACTGGTTGCAATGTTAGAG GAAGAGGAGCTGAAAAAGGCTATTCTTGTGGTTTTCGCTAATAAACAAGACATGGAACAGGCAATGACCCCCACAGAGGTAGCAAATTCATTAGGTTTACCCGCTTTGAAGGATCGTAAATGGCAGATTTTCAAGACATCGGCTACAAAAGGCACTGGCCTTGATGAGGCTATGGAATG GTTAGTGGAGTCCCTGAAGAGCAGGCAGTAA